In Devosia sp. 1566, a single genomic region encodes these proteins:
- a CDS encoding Gfo/Idh/MocA family oxidoreductase, whose translation MTIKIAAIGINHSHIYGQVNCLLDAGAELVAFHAPEDDLAGQFAGKYPQARRVADPKAILEDESIAVILTSAIPAERAAISIAAMQHGKDVLSDKPGMTSFAQLEEIKRVQRETGRIYGVLYSEHFEVRATVEAGNLIAAGAIGEVINTVGLGPHAIRNNQRPDWFFDRNRYGGILCDIASHQFEQFLFFSKSLDAEIISASVANRAHSDRPGLQDVGDTHLRTPRTTGYIRVDWFTPEGLPTWGDGRLTILGTEGYIELRKYIDIAGRPGTDHLFLVDKSGVQHVDCSATELPFGRQFLEDVRNRTQTAMPQERCFNAMQLALTAQQLAERGTEWQQ comes from the coding sequence ATGACCATCAAGATTGCCGCGATCGGCATCAATCACAGCCATATCTATGGGCAGGTCAATTGCCTGCTCGATGCCGGTGCCGAGCTCGTGGCGTTTCATGCGCCCGAGGATGATCTGGCGGGCCAGTTCGCGGGAAAATACCCGCAGGCGCGGCGGGTTGCCGACCCCAAGGCAATCCTTGAGGACGAGAGCATCGCGGTGATCCTGACCTCGGCCATTCCTGCCGAGCGAGCGGCCATTTCCATCGCCGCCATGCAGCATGGCAAGGACGTGCTGTCCGACAAACCGGGCATGACGAGCTTTGCCCAGCTCGAGGAAATCAAGCGGGTGCAGCGGGAGACCGGGCGCATTTATGGGGTGCTCTATTCCGAGCATTTCGAGGTGCGCGCCACGGTCGAAGCCGGCAATCTGATTGCCGCCGGCGCCATTGGCGAAGTGATCAATACGGTGGGGCTCGGACCCCATGCCATCCGCAACAATCAGCGGCCCGACTGGTTTTTCGACCGCAACCGCTATGGCGGCATTTTGTGCGATATCGCCAGCCACCAGTTCGAGCAGTTCCTGTTCTTTTCCAAAAGCCTGGATGCCGAAATCATCTCGGCGAGCGTCGCCAATCGCGCCCATTCCGACCGGCCGGGGCTGCAGGATGTGGGCGACACGCATCTGCGCACGCCCCGCACCACCGGCTATATCCGCGTCGACTGGTTTACTCCCGAGGGCCTGCCCACCTGGGGCGATGGCCGGCTGACCATTTTGGGCACCGAGGGCTATATCGAGCTCAGAAAATATATCGATATTGCCGGCCGGCCCGGCACCGATCACCTGTTCCTCGTCGACAAGTCCGGGGTGCAGCATGTGGATTGCTCGGCGACCGAGCTGCCCTTCGGGCGGCAGTTCCTCGAGGATGTGCGCAACAGAACGCAAACGGCGATGCCGCAGGAGCGGTGCTTTAATGCCATGCAGCTGGCGCTGACCGCCCAGCAACTGGCCGAACGCGGCACGGAGTGGCAGCAGTGA
- a CDS encoding Gfo/Idh/MocA family oxidoreductase encodes MAQQRLGLIMHGVTGRMGYNQHLVRSILAIRDQGGVALSNGDRLMLDPIIVGRDREKVQALAEKHGIARWTTDLDAALANPEDTVFFDAGTTLMRAELLEKALAAGKHVYCEKPISDDLDVAVRLAKTARASGLKHGVVQDKLFLPGLLKLKMLRDSGFFGKILSVRGEFGYWVFEGDWQPAQRPSWNYRKADGGGIILDMLCHWRYVLDNLFGEVQAVSCLGATHIPERVNEKGQRFKADTDDAAYATFELEGGVVAQINSSWTTRVRRDDLVTFHVDGTLGSAVAGLHKCWTQHRVNTPKPVWNPDQPQTMNFFADWEEVPDNWPAQNGFKAQWEMFLRHVAEDAPWPYGLEAGAKGVQLAELGLKSWAERRWLDVPKLEF; translated from the coding sequence ATGGCGCAGCAGCGACTTGGCCTGATCATGCATGGCGTGACAGGTCGCATGGGGTACAATCAACACTTGGTCCGCTCGATCCTGGCGATCCGCGATCAGGGTGGCGTGGCGCTGAGCAACGGCGACCGCCTGATGCTGGACCCCATTATCGTCGGTCGGGATCGCGAGAAAGTTCAGGCACTTGCCGAGAAGCACGGTATTGCACGCTGGACAACAGACCTCGACGCTGCCCTCGCCAATCCGGAAGACACCGTGTTCTTTGACGCCGGTACCACCCTGATGCGCGCCGAGTTGCTGGAAAAAGCCCTCGCCGCCGGCAAGCATGTTTATTGCGAAAAGCCGATCTCCGACGATCTCGACGTCGCCGTTCGCCTCGCGAAAACCGCCCGCGCCTCGGGCCTCAAACATGGCGTCGTGCAGGACAAGCTATTCCTTCCGGGCCTTCTCAAGCTCAAAATGCTGCGCGACAGCGGCTTTTTCGGCAAGATCCTCTCGGTACGCGGTGAGTTCGGTTACTGGGTGTTCGAAGGTGACTGGCAGCCGGCGCAGCGCCCCTCCTGGAACTACCGCAAGGCGGATGGTGGCGGCATCATTCTCGATATGCTCTGTCATTGGCGCTATGTGCTCGACAATTTGTTCGGGGAAGTGCAGGCCGTGTCCTGCCTAGGCGCCACCCATATTCCGGAGCGCGTCAACGAAAAAGGTCAACGCTTCAAAGCAGATACGGACGACGCGGCTTATGCTACCTTCGAGCTCGAAGGCGGCGTCGTGGCCCAGATCAACTCCAGCTGGACCACTCGTGTGCGCCGCGATGACCTTGTCACCTTCCATGTCGATGGCACGCTTGGCTCTGCCGTGGCCGGGCTGCACAAGTGTTGGACCCAGCATCGCGTCAATACGCCAAAGCCTGTGTGGAACCCCGACCAGCCGCAAACCATGAACTTCTTTGCCGATTGGGAAGAAGTGCCAGACAACTGGCCCGCCCAAAACGGCTTTAAAGCCCAGTGGGAGATGTTCCTGCGCCATGTTGCCGAGGATGCGCCTTGGCCCTATGGGCTCGAAGCGGGTGCCAAGGGGGTGCAGTTGGCCGAACTGGGCCTCAAGAGCTGGGCCGAACGGCGCTGGCTGGATGTCCCCAAGCTGGAGTTTTGA
- a CDS encoding ABC transporter ATP-binding protein produces MATSVVLDNIRKAYGDVEVIHGVNLRIEPGEFTVFVGPSGCGKSTLLRMIAGLEPITGGDLLLDGQRMNEVPAARRGIAMVFQSYALYPHMTVYQNLAFGLETARAPKAEIEQRVARAAEILRIEPLLKRKPKQLSGGQRQRVAIGRAIVREPKIFLFDEPLSNLDAELRVQMRVEIAKLHNDLGNTMIYVTHDQVEAMTMADKIVVLRAGVIEQAGAPLELYNNPRNLFVAGFIGSPKMNLLPAQAQGNANELQVAGDRMSLNRAAAGATTLGIRPEHISVTPGTGTRLASVRVDLVESLGGQTVVYATTADGQALTIVLEGQRQFALGSDIETFIDPARVHLFDKDGHAL; encoded by the coding sequence ATGGCCACCAGTGTCGTGCTCGACAATATCCGCAAGGCCTATGGCGATGTGGAAGTGATCCATGGGGTGAATTTGCGCATCGAGCCGGGAGAGTTCACCGTGTTTGTGGGCCCGTCCGGCTGCGGGAAATCCACGCTCTTGCGCATGATTGCGGGGCTCGAGCCCATCACCGGGGGCGATCTGCTGCTCGATGGGCAGCGCATGAACGAAGTGCCCGCCGCCCGGCGCGGCATTGCCATGGTGTTCCAGAGCTATGCGCTTTATCCGCATATGACGGTCTATCAGAACCTGGCATTCGGGCTGGAGACGGCGCGGGCGCCAAAAGCCGAGATCGAGCAGCGGGTGGCGCGGGCCGCCGAAATCTTGCGCATCGAGCCGCTGCTCAAACGCAAGCCCAAGCAGCTTTCGGGCGGGCAAAGGCAGCGCGTGGCGATCGGCCGGGCCATTGTGCGCGAGCCCAAGATCTTTTTGTTCGACGAGCCGCTGTCCAATCTCGATGCCGAGCTGCGCGTGCAGATGCGGGTCGAGATCGCCAAGCTGCACAATGACCTCGGCAACACCATGATCTACGTGACCCATGATCAGGTCGAGGCCATGACCATGGCCGACAAGATCGTGGTGCTGCGCGCCGGGGTGATCGAGCAGGCGGGCGCGCCGCTCGAGCTCTACAACAATCCGCGCAACCTCTTTGTGGCGGGCTTTATCGGCTCGCCCAAGATGAACCTTTTGCCCGCCCAGGCGCAGGGCAATGCCAATGAGCTGCAGGTCGCGGGCGACCGGATGAGCCTTAATCGCGCCGCGGCCGGGGCAACGACGCTCGGCATCCGGCCCGAGCATATCAGCGTGACCCCGGGTACGGGGACGCGGCTCGCGAGCGTGCGGGTGGATTTGGTGGAAAGCCTTGGGGGCCAGACGGTGGTGTATGCGACGACCGCCGACGGGCAGGCGCTGACCATTGTGCTGGAAGGGCAGCGCCAGTTTGCGTTGGGCTCGGATATCGAAACCTTTATCGATCCCGCGCGGGTGCATTTGTTCGACAAGGACGGCCACGCGCTCTAG
- a CDS encoding TetR/AcrR family transcriptional regulator, with translation MDQAPSGVENGVKRARNSGKTKAAILVAARAEFAERGFEGARVDAIAERAGANKRLLYHYFGNKEDLYRAVLLDAYGEIRKGERALSLDQYGPVEAMDRLVRFTFRHFLANPWFPRLLGTENLENARFLKTMPDIRALHSPLVGQITEIVRRGNQAGIFRGDVDAVQLYISIAALGFFYVSNMATLSVIFDRDLASVAMVQEREAQAVQMVLDYLRTRPS, from the coding sequence ATGGATCAGGCGCCGAGTGGGGTGGAGAATGGGGTCAAGCGGGCCCGCAACTCCGGCAAGACTAAGGCGGCGATCCTGGTGGCGGCGCGGGCTGAATTTGCCGAACGGGGCTTTGAGGGTGCGCGGGTGGATGCCATTGCCGAGCGGGCGGGCGCCAACAAACGGCTGCTCTATCACTACTTCGGCAACAAGGAAGATCTCTACCGCGCGGTGCTGCTCGACGCCTATGGCGAGATCCGCAAGGGTGAGCGGGCGCTGAGTCTGGACCAATATGGCCCGGTGGAAGCCATGGACCGGCTCGTGCGCTTCACCTTCCGCCATTTCCTGGCAAACCCTTGGTTCCCAAGGCTTTTGGGGACCGAAAACCTGGAGAATGCCCGCTTTCTCAAGACCATGCCGGATATCCGCGCCCTCCACTCCCCCCTGGTTGGGCAGATCACCGAGATCGTGCGGCGCGGCAATCAGGCCGGCATTTTCCGCGGCGATGTGGATGCGGTGCAGCTTTATATCTCAATCGCGGCCCTTGGATTCTTCTATGTTTCCAACATGGCGACCCTGTCGGTGATCTTTGACCGGGACCTCGCCAGCGTGGCCATGGTGCAGGAGCGTGAGGCGCAAGCGGTGCAGATGGTGCTCGATTACCTGCGCACGCGCCCGAGTTGA
- a CDS encoding extracellular solute-binding protein, with protein sequence MTIRIDRRSFLLGSTALMAGAVAGIRPGFAQEGANLRLIFWGGQARADRTYGVTDLFTAANGGEIQGEFLAWNDYWPKLATQTAGGNAPDIIQMDYRYIVEYANRNAIAPLDEFVGTTLKLDNYDADQLEGGKVGGKLYGVSLGANSVCTLINTTAFEEAGVTPPTNAWTYDDLMAMGEAFKSANIRGGMKAIMDASYTEPALDNWLRQRGKALYTAEGQLGFGVEDMTEWFTLWQGLREAGVCVAAEEQALDTGPLETTMLVQQKAALMPSNSNQLVGYQALMEDKLDMCGQPRIAAGQGGGHYRKPSMFFSVGANSQNKEAAAKFLDFFINDVEAGKILGVERGIPPAVAVREAVAPTLDEANQIALNFVANLGDLLGPLPPPPPAAAGEIDISLLRTVGQEVGFGARSPEDGAQYFVGEATAILTRAG encoded by the coding sequence ATGACTATTCGTATCGACCGCCGCAGCTTCCTGCTCGGCAGTACGGCCCTGATGGCGGGAGCCGTCGCCGGCATTCGCCCGGGCTTTGCCCAGGAAGGCGCCAATCTGCGCCTGATCTTCTGGGGCGGCCAGGCGCGCGCCGACCGCACCTATGGGGTGACGGATCTGTTCACCGCAGCCAACGGCGGTGAGATCCAGGGCGAGTTCCTGGCCTGGAACGATTACTGGCCCAAGCTCGCCACACAAACCGCTGGCGGCAATGCGCCTGACATCATCCAGATGGATTATCGCTATATCGTTGAATACGCGAACCGCAACGCCATCGCGCCGCTCGACGAATTCGTGGGCACTACGCTCAAGCTTGACAATTACGATGCCGACCAGCTCGAGGGCGGCAAGGTTGGGGGCAAGCTTTACGGCGTCAGCCTTGGCGCCAATTCGGTTTGCACCCTGATCAACACCACCGCATTCGAGGAAGCGGGCGTCACCCCGCCCACCAATGCCTGGACCTATGATGACCTGATGGCCATGGGCGAGGCCTTCAAGTCGGCCAATATCCGTGGCGGCATGAAGGCCATCATGGATGCCTCCTATACCGAGCCGGCGCTCGACAACTGGCTGCGCCAGCGCGGCAAGGCCCTTTATACCGCCGAAGGCCAGCTGGGCTTTGGCGTCGAGGACATGACCGAGTGGTTCACCCTTTGGCAGGGTCTGCGCGAAGCGGGCGTCTGCGTTGCCGCCGAAGAACAAGCGCTTGATACCGGCCCGCTCGAAACCACGATGCTGGTGCAGCAAAAGGCGGCGCTGATGCCGTCCAACTCCAACCAACTGGTGGGCTACCAGGCGCTGATGGAAGACAAGCTCGATATGTGCGGCCAGCCGCGCATCGCGGCCGGGCAGGGCGGTGGGCATTACCGCAAGCCATCGATGTTCTTTTCGGTGGGCGCCAATTCGCAGAACAAGGAAGCGGCCGCCAAATTCCTCGATTTCTTCATCAATGATGTGGAGGCAGGCAAGATCCTGGGCGTGGAACGCGGCATCCCGCCAGCAGTGGCCGTGCGCGAAGCTGTGGCGCCCACGCTGGACGAAGCCAACCAGATCGCCCTTAATTTCGTGGCGAACCTGGGTGACCTGTTGGGGCCGCTGCCCCCGCCACCACCTGCCGCCGCGGGCGAGATCGACATCTCGCTGCTGCGCACCGTCGGCCAGGAAGTGGGCTTTGGCGCCCGCTCGCCTGAAGACGGCGCCCAGTACTTTGTTGGCGAAGCGACCGCCATCCTGACCCGGGCAGGCTAA
- a CDS encoding Gfo/Idh/MocA family oxidoreductase — translation MKEIFNVAIIGCGIGRSHIVEGYAPNADKFRVLALCDLNPERMNPIADEFGVPRRETEFDAVLAMDDIDIIDICTPPMLHYPMVLAALRAGKHVICEKPLVGSLAQVDEVIAEEKKSKGMLMPVFQYRFGDGIEQAKAIIDAGIAGKPYVGTVETLWTRGPDYYAVPWRGKWATELGGVLMTHAIHQHDLFTYLMGDIKRLFGRVATRVNDIEVEDCVTASLELENGALGSFTATLGSAQEITRLRLAFENVTFESDHEPYNPGNKPWTILPRNAETREKIEALLAGWQHVPSRFQTQMARFHAALTGQAPLPVTSADSRRALELVTAFYHSSTTHEDVELPLGTEHPRYSSWVPPQFQKA, via the coding sequence GTGAAAGAGATCTTCAACGTCGCTATTATCGGCTGCGGCATTGGTCGCTCCCATATCGTCGAGGGCTATGCGCCCAATGCCGACAAGTTCCGCGTGCTGGCCCTGTGTGATCTCAACCCCGAGCGCATGAACCCCATTGCCGACGAATTCGGCGTGCCGCGGCGCGAAACCGAGTTCGATGCCGTGCTGGCGATGGATGATATCGACATCATCGATATCTGCACCCCGCCCATGCTGCATTACCCCATGGTGCTGGCGGCGCTGCGCGCGGGCAAGCATGTGATCTGCGAAAAGCCGCTGGTGGGCTCGCTCGCCCAGGTCGACGAAGTGATCGCCGAGGAAAAGAAGTCCAAGGGCATGCTGATGCCGGTGTTCCAGTACCGGTTCGGCGACGGCATCGAGCAGGCCAAGGCCATCATCGATGCCGGGATCGCCGGCAAACCCTATGTGGGGACGGTGGAAACGCTGTGGACGCGCGGGCCTGATTATTATGCGGTGCCCTGGCGCGGCAAATGGGCAACGGAACTGGGGGGCGTGTTGATGACCCACGCCATCCACCAGCATGACCTTTTCACTTACCTGATGGGCGACATCAAGCGCCTGTTCGGGCGGGTGGCGACGCGGGTCAACGACATCGAGGTGGAAGATTGCGTCACCGCCTCGCTCGAGCTCGAGAACGGGGCGCTCGGGAGCTTTACGGCGACGCTGGGCTCCGCCCAGGAGATCACGCGGCTGCGGCTGGCCTTCGAGAATGTCACCTTCGAAAGCGATCACGAGCCCTATAATCCGGGCAACAAGCCCTGGACCATTCTGCCGCGCAACGCGGAAACGCGCGAAAAGATCGAGGCTCTTCTGGCTGGCTGGCAGCATGTGCCCTCGCGCTTCCAGACGCAGATGGCGCGCTTCCATGCCGCCCTGACGGGGCAGGCGCCGCTGCCGGTGACCTCGGCCGATTCGCGCCGGGCGCTGGAATTGGTGACGGCATTTTATCATTCCTCCACCACCCACGAGGATGTGGAACTGCCCCTGGGCACCGAGCATCCCCGCTATTCCAGCTGGGTGCCGCCCCAGTTCCAAAAGGCTTAA
- a CDS encoding dihydrodipicolinate synthase family protein → MSKVLTQPTIRLLNPDRSITPYRLTGGPIPFVKFKAQDFPRVAYAAAHVVADPLASNDPWLAPAIDWDTTLQFRHRLWDLGLGVAEAMDTAQRGMGLTWTEAQELIRRSQAEARTRSDTLIAYGAGTDHLAPAPDVTIDDIIKAYEEQVGFVEREGGRVILMASRALAFAAKSPDDYARVYGHVLGQVRQPVIMHWLGEMFDPALQGYWGSIDHDAAMDVCLDVIAANANKVDGIKVSLLSAQKEIAMRRRLPASVKMYTGDDFNYAELIAGDEQGYSHALLGIFDAIAPAASAGMAALGRGNTNEFFDLLEPTVPLSRHIFAAPTRFYKTGVVFLAYLNGLQDHFTMIGGQQSARSLQHLCELFRLADCARVLADPDLATSRMRAVLAVHGVEA, encoded by the coding sequence ATGAGCAAGGTCCTCACCCAGCCCACCATCCGACTGCTCAATCCCGACCGGTCAATCACGCCCTACCGGCTCACCGGAGGCCCCATTCCTTTCGTTAAGTTCAAGGCGCAGGATTTCCCGCGCGTTGCCTATGCTGCGGCCCATGTGGTCGCCGATCCCCTTGCCAGCAACGATCCGTGGCTTGCGCCCGCTATCGACTGGGACACGACGCTCCAGTTCCGGCATCGGCTGTGGGATCTGGGACTGGGTGTGGCCGAAGCCATGGACACGGCCCAGCGCGGCATGGGCCTAACCTGGACCGAGGCGCAGGAGTTGATCCGGCGTTCGCAAGCCGAGGCACGAACGCGCAGTGACACATTGATCGCCTATGGCGCCGGCACTGACCATCTGGCGCCAGCGCCCGATGTCACGATCGACGACATCATCAAGGCGTATGAGGAGCAGGTCGGCTTTGTTGAAAGGGAGGGAGGCCGGGTCATCCTGATGGCCAGCCGCGCCCTTGCCTTTGCCGCCAAGTCACCGGACGATTATGCGCGGGTTTACGGGCATGTTCTCGGCCAGGTGCGGCAGCCCGTGATCATGCACTGGCTGGGGGAAATGTTTGATCCGGCGCTGCAGGGTTATTGGGGCAGCATAGATCATGATGCGGCGATGGATGTGTGCCTTGATGTGATTGCGGCCAATGCCAACAAAGTCGATGGCATCAAGGTTTCGCTCCTGTCAGCGCAAAAAGAGATTGCGATGCGCCGACGACTGCCCGCATCCGTCAAGATGTATACCGGGGACGACTTCAACTATGCCGAACTGATTGCCGGGGACGAGCAGGGTTATTCCCACGCCCTGCTCGGGATTTTCGACGCTATCGCCCCGGCCGCATCGGCGGGCATGGCCGCGCTTGGCCGTGGCAATACCAATGAATTCTTCGATCTGCTCGAACCTACAGTGCCGCTGAGCCGCCATATCTTTGCTGCCCCAACGCGGTTCTACAAAACCGGCGTAGTGTTCCTGGCCTATCTTAATGGCCTGCAGGACCATTTCACCATGATCGGTGGTCAGCAGTCGGCCCGTTCGCTCCAGCACCTCTGCGAACTGTTCCGCCTTGCTGACTGCGCTCGCGTGCTTGCCGATCCTGATCTGGCCACGAGTCGGATGCGCGCCGTCCTTGCGGTCCACGGAGTGGAGGCATGA
- a CDS encoding carbohydrate ABC transporter permease yields the protein MLYPLLWMLSASVRPENEIFNATSLWPSEWSLDAYRRGWNGLRVSFGTFFSNSFLISILSVLGNVMACSLAAYAFARLKFRGRNFWFALMLMTLMLPYQVTLIPQYVLFRQLGWIDTILPLVVPKFLAADAFFIFLMVQFFRGLPRELDEAAQMDGCSPWRIYWKIILPLSTPVLATAAIFTFIWTWDDFFGPLIYLNEMRQYTVMLGLRTFTDSTGESDYGALFAMSVLSLIPIFVFFLFFQRLLIEGIATTGMKR from the coding sequence ATGCTGTATCCGCTGCTCTGGATGCTGTCGGCCTCGGTGCGGCCGGAAAACGAGATATTCAACGCCACGAGCCTCTGGCCCAGCGAATGGAGTCTCGATGCCTATCGGCGCGGCTGGAACGGGTTGCGGGTGAGCTTTGGCACGTTCTTTTCCAACAGCTTCCTGATCTCGATCCTGTCGGTGCTGGGCAATGTGATGGCCTGTTCGCTGGCCGCCTATGCCTTTGCCCGGCTCAAGTTCCGCGGGCGCAATTTCTGGTTTGCGCTGATGCTGATGACGCTGATGCTGCCTTATCAGGTCACGCTCATTCCCCAATATGTGCTGTTCCGGCAGCTGGGCTGGATCGACACCATCCTGCCGCTGGTCGTGCCCAAATTCCTCGCGGCCGATGCGTTCTTCATCTTCCTCATGGTGCAGTTCTTCCGTGGCCTGCCGCGCGAGCTCGATGAAGCCGCGCAAATGGATGGCTGCTCGCCCTGGCGCATCTATTGGAAGATCATCCTGCCGCTGTCGACGCCGGTGCTGGCGACGGCCGCGATCTTCACCTTCATCTGGACCTGGGACGATTTCTTCGGGCCGCTGATCTATCTCAACGAGATGCGGCAATACACGGTGATGCTGGGCCTGCGCACCTTCACCGACTCCACCGGCGAAAGCGATTACGGCGCGCTCTTTGCCATGTCGGTGCTCTCACTGATCCCGATCTTTGTGTTCTTCCTGTTCTTCCAGCGGCTGCTGATCGAGGGCATCGCGACCACGGGGATGAAGCGGTGA
- a CDS encoding sugar ABC transporter permease, which translates to MTARSLATDAPARERAHSPSFLSRIWHNDAPGYLFLLPWFIGFFGLTIGPIISSLYLSFTDFDLLTSPDWVGADNYVRMFTNDPKFAASMRVTLFFVLFSVPLKLAFALGVAMLLNRGIKGLPLYRALFYLPSLLGASVAIAILWRQIFAGDGLVNQLLAPLGIVGPSWISNPRYSLWTLVILSIWQFGSPMIIFLAGLRQIPTDMYEAASLDGASRWRQFVKITLPLLTPVVFFNAIIQTIDAFKSFTPAFIISGGTGNPINSTLFYTLYLYQEAFGFFRMGYASALAWVLLALVAAFTAFSFLTSKYWVHYDD; encoded by the coding sequence ATGACTGCGCGCTCCCTTGCAACCGACGCTCCTGCACGGGAGCGCGCGCATTCTCCCTCCTTCCTGTCGCGCATCTGGCACAATGATGCGCCGGGCTATCTGTTCTTGCTGCCTTGGTTCATCGGCTTTTTCGGCCTGACCATCGGGCCGATAATTTCCTCGCTTTATCTCAGCTTCACCGACTTCGACCTGCTGACCTCGCCCGACTGGGTTGGCGCGGACAACTATGTCCGCATGTTCACCAATGACCCGAAATTTGCCGCCTCCATGCGGGTGACGCTGTTTTTCGTGCTGTTTTCGGTGCCGCTGAAGCTGGCCTTTGCGCTGGGCGTCGCCATGCTGCTCAATCGTGGCATCAAGGGGCTGCCCCTCTACCGCGCGCTGTTCTACCTGCCATCGCTGCTGGGTGCTTCGGTCGCCATCGCCATTTTGTGGCGGCAGATCTTTGCCGGCGACGGCCTCGTCAACCAGCTGCTGGCGCCACTCGGCATTGTCGGCCCGAGCTGGATTTCCAATCCGCGCTATTCACTCTGGACGCTGGTGATCCTGTCGATCTGGCAGTTCGGCTCGCCCATGATCATTTTCCTCGCCGGTCTGCGCCAGATCCCTACCGACATGTATGAGGCGGCGAGCCTTGATGGCGCCAGCCGCTGGCGCCAGTTCGTCAAGATCACCCTGCCGCTGCTGACGCCGGTGGTGTTCTTCAACGCCATCATCCAGACCATCGACGCGTTCAAGAGCTTCACCCCCGCCTTCATTATTTCGGGCGGCACCGGCAATCCGATCAATTCGACGCTGTTCTATACGCTCTACCTCTACCAGGAGGCCTTCGGCTTCTTCCGCATGGGCTATGCCTCGGCGCTGGCCTGGGTGCTGCTGGCGCTGGTGGCGGCGTTCACCGCGTTCTCGTTTTTGACCAGCAAGTACTGGGTGCATTATGACGACTGA